In Rhodovulum sulfidophilum DSM 1374, the following are encoded in one genomic region:
- a CDS encoding YdcF family protein, with amino-acid sequence MGGDAFFVLSKLGWALLRPDTLILLSLGFGLLLLWRGRFGAGRAVLGLVLIALLVLSLTPLAPRAMARLEAAYPVPAIEGRPVAGIVVLGGGEEPAISVAHGEPTVNEAGDRFLAALALSRRFPEAPVLFTGRSGRIRPAAIPEANVAAALLLRAGLDPSRLILEDASRNTAENARLAAELAPDRPGDWVLVTSAFHMRRAVATFCAAGWRDILPYPVDFRTAPGFRASPGLPENLGLLTLTLHEVLGFAVYRASGLAADPLPEGCLAG; translated from the coding sequence TTGGGCGGCGACGCCTTCTTCGTCCTCTCCAAGCTCGGCTGGGCGCTGCTGCGCCCCGACACGCTGATCCTTCTCAGCCTCGGTTTCGGGCTGCTCCTGCTTTGGCGCGGACGGTTCGGGGCCGGGCGCGCGGTTCTCGGGCTCGTCCTGATCGCGCTTCTGGTGCTGAGCCTGACGCCGCTGGCGCCCCGCGCCATGGCGCGGCTCGAGGCGGCCTATCCGGTGCCCGCCATCGAGGGCCGTCCGGTCGCGGGCATCGTCGTTCTTGGCGGCGGCGAGGAGCCGGCGATTTCGGTGGCGCACGGGGAACCAACCGTCAACGAGGCGGGCGACCGCTTTCTTGCCGCGCTTGCGCTGTCCCGGCGCTTTCCCGAGGCGCCGGTGCTGTTCACCGGCCGCAGCGGCCGGATCCGCCCGGCCGCGATCCCCGAGGCGAATGTTGCGGCGGCTTTGCTGCTGCGGGCCGGGCTCGACCCGTCGCGGCTGATCCTCGAGGATGCCTCGCGCAACACCGCCGAGAATGCGCGGCTGGCGGCAGAGCTGGCGCCCGACCGGCCGGGCGACTGGGTGCTGGTCACCTCGGCCTTTCACATGCGCCGCGCCGTTGCCACCTTCTGTGCCGCGGGCTGGCGCGACATCCTGCCCTATCCGGTCGATTTCCGCACCGCGCCCGGATTTCGCGCCAGTCCGGGCCTGCCGGAAAACCTCGGCCTCTTGACCCTCACCCTGCATGAGGTACTGGGATTTGCGGTCTACCGCGCCAGCGGCCTTGCCGCCGATCCGCTCCCCGAGGGCTGCCTTGCCGGGTGA
- a CDS encoding FAD-dependent oxidoreductase has protein sequence MSPRPHLVLIGGGHAHALVLRGAPLPPDISVTLIDPSPKAAYSGMLPGFVAGHYPRAALEIDLARLATAAGARFITGRAEGIDRARRHVLVAGQAPVPYDILSLDIGITSDLPDLVGFADHAVPAKPLGRFADRWAGFLAGVAAGRSAPRVAVIGAGVAGVELALAAWYRLARDGAAPEVTLIDAADEILRELRPGARAALLAAIGRAGIALRTGGRIARVGPEGVTLATGETIPAAFVIGAAGARPQGWLAEAGLRLTDGFVTVDRTLRSVSDPRVFAAGDCAHLSHAPQPKAGVFAVREAPILRRNLIAALTGGRMRAYRPQRHYLKLVSMGEKRAAADRLALRIEGRWVWRWKDRIDRGFMRRFHDLPPAGRR, from the coding sequence ATGAGCCCCCGGCCACATCTCGTGCTGATCGGCGGCGGCCATGCCCATGCCCTGGTGCTGCGGGGGGCGCCCCTGCCTCCCGACATATCCGTGACTCTGATCGACCCGTCCCCGAAGGCCGCCTATTCGGGCATGCTGCCGGGCTTCGTCGCGGGCCATTACCCGCGCGCGGCGCTCGAAATCGACCTCGCGCGGCTGGCCACCGCCGCCGGGGCGCGCTTCATCACCGGCCGCGCAGAAGGGATCGACCGCGCGCGCCGCCATGTCCTCGTCGCCGGGCAGGCGCCGGTGCCCTATGACATCCTCTCGCTCGACATCGGCATCACCTCCGATCTGCCTGACCTGGTCGGCTTTGCCGATCATGCGGTCCCGGCCAAGCCGCTCGGGCGCTTCGCCGATCGCTGGGCCGGTTTTCTGGCCGGGGTCGCGGCCGGCCGCAGCGCCCCCCGCGTCGCGGTGATCGGCGCGGGCGTTGCCGGGGTCGAACTGGCGCTGGCCGCCTGGTACCGGCTGGCAAGGGACGGCGCCGCGCCCGAGGTGACGCTGATCGACGCCGCGGACGAGATCCTGCGCGAACTGCGCCCCGGCGCCCGCGCCGCCCTTCTTGCCGCCATCGGCCGCGCCGGGATCGCGCTCCGGACCGGCGGCCGCATCGCCCGGGTCGGCCCCGAGGGCGTCACCCTTGCGACAGGCGAGACCATCCCGGCCGCCTTCGTCATCGGCGCGGCGGGGGCGCGGCCCCAAGGCTGGCTGGCCGAAGCCGGGCTCCGGCTGACGGATGGCTTCGTCACGGTCGACAGGACCCTGCGCTCGGTCAGCGACCCGAGGGTCTTTGCCGCGGGCGATTGCGCCCATCTCTCGCATGCGCCGCAGCCCAAGGCGGGGGTCTTCGCGGTACGCGAGGCGCCGATCCTCCGCCGGAACCTGATCGCGGCGCTGACCGGCGGCCGGATGCGCGCCTACCGACCGCAGCGGCACTATCTGAAACTCGTCTCGATGGGCGAAAAGCGCGCCGCCGCCGACCGGCTGGCGCTGCGGATCGAGGGCCGCTGGGTCTGGCGCTGGAAGGACCGGATCGACCGCGGCTTCATGCGCCGGTTCCACGACCTGCCGCCCGCCGGGCGCCGCTGA
- a CDS encoding lipocalin-like domain-containing protein: MNVKALICALLLPLPALGQGFAGLGGTAEGYALPDPAARLEFPRDHGAHPGFRIEWWYVTANLEGEDGKEYGIQWTLFRSALAPGDPGTGWQNRTAWMGHAAVTSADTHKSAERLARGGIGQAGVTLAPFRAEIDDWHLVSTADPGADPLSAARLGASGTGFAYDLDLVATGPLVLQGARGYSVKSRDGQASHYYSQPFYRAEGRLIFPDRTVRVTGRAWLDREWSSQPLAADQTGWDWLSLHLDGGAKLMVFRLRGAGDDFLTGTWIAPDGTPAPLPPGAVEMIPKAETQLDGRSIPTLWQIRLPARGLDITVTALQPGAWNATRVPYWEGPVTARGSHPGEGYLEMTGY; this comes from the coding sequence ATGAACGTTAAGGCCCTGATCTGCGCGCTGCTGCTGCCCTTGCCCGCATTGGGCCAGGGCTTTGCCGGGCTCGGCGGCACCGCCGAAGGCTATGCCCTGCCCGACCCGGCCGCCCGGCTCGAATTTCCGCGCGATCATGGCGCCCATCCCGGGTTCCGGATCGAATGGTGGTATGTGACGGCCAATCTCGAAGGCGAGGACGGCAAGGAATACGGCATCCAGTGGACGCTGTTCCGCAGCGCGCTGGCGCCCGGCGATCCCGGCACCGGCTGGCAGAACCGCACCGCCTGGATGGGCCATGCCGCCGTCACTTCGGCCGACACCCATAAAAGCGCCGAGCGGCTGGCCCGTGGCGGCATCGGGCAGGCGGGCGTGACCCTCGCCCCCTTCCGCGCCGAGATCGACGACTGGCATCTGGTCAGCACCGCCGATCCCGGCGCCGACCCGCTATCGGCCGCCCGGCTCGGCGCCAGCGGCACGGGGTTCGCCTATGATCTCGACCTCGTCGCGACCGGGCCGCTGGTCCTGCAGGGCGCGCGCGGCTATTCCGTCAAGTCGCGCGACGGGCAGGCCAGCCATTACTATTCGCAGCCCTTCTACCGCGCCGAGGGCCGCCTGATCTTCCCCGACCGGACCGTCCGCGTCACCGGCCGAGCCTGGCTCGACCGCGAATGGTCGAGCCAGCCGCTCGCGGCCGACCAGACCGGCTGGGACTGGCTGTCGCTGCATCTCGACGGCGGCGCCAAGCTGATGGTGTTCCGGCTCCGGGGCGCGGGCGACGACTTTCTCACCGGCACCTGGATCGCGCCCGACGGCACCCCTGCGCCCTTGCCGCCCGGCGCGGTCGAGATGATCCCGAAGGCCGAAACCCAGCTGGACGGGCGCAGTATCCCGACCCTCTGGCAGATCCGCCTGCCCGCGCGCGGGCTCGACATCACCGTCACGGCGCTGCAACCCGGGGCCTGGAACGCAACCCGGGTGCCCTATTGGGAAGGCCCGGTCACCGCGCGCGGCAGCCATCCGGGCGAGGGCTATCTGGAAATGACCGGGTACTGA